The proteins below come from a single Pedobacter aquae genomic window:
- a CDS encoding condensin complex protein MksE, giving the protein MEVPAQTSEIFKILSKGQFISSNSYDKAISTLYNVLDDEQNFENLYEYFLNINFILEKGDGYFYFSRPENKIDLENKIDTAFRWIDYVDFFKTFDNSFGAGYRFTPSEILVRIKTDAELETKLESLKKHTGKDNHKDILDKALDKLISDSFVELENPITHQYKVLTSFKYLEQLILTINIPDDVRNEIPE; this is encoded by the coding sequence ATGGAAGTACCAGCACAGACATCGGAAATATTCAAAATTCTAAGCAAAGGGCAATTTATCAGTTCTAATAGTTATGATAAAGCAATAAGCACTTTGTATAACGTGCTTGATGATGAACAAAATTTTGAAAATCTGTACGAATACTTTTTGAACATCAATTTCATTTTAGAAAAAGGAGATGGGTATTTTTATTTCAGCAGACCTGAAAATAAAATCGACCTTGAAAATAAAATTGACACCGCTTTTCGTTGGATTGATTATGTTGATTTTTTCAAAACCTTTGACAACTCGTTTGGTGCGGGCTACCGATTTACGCCTTCCGAAATTTTAGTAAGAATAAAAACTGATGCGGAATTAGAAACAAAACTTGAAAGTTTGAAAAAGCATACAGGCAAAGACAATCATAAAGATATTTTGGATAAGGCTTTAGATAAATTGATTTCAGATTCATTTGTGGAATTAGAAAATCCAATTACACACCAATACAAAGTTTTAACTTCATTCAAATATCTTGAACAACTTATTTTAACCATTAATATCCCTGATGACGTAAGAAATGAAATTCCTGAGTAA
- a CDS encoding ATP-binding protein, producing MKFLSKIIFINSADKSLKYAEVDLDGNVHFIGTQGVGKSTLLRAILFFYNADTQKLGIPREKKNYNEYYFPYLNSYIIYEVQTETGKFCVLSFKSQGRAAFRFIDSEYDKRFFIDKDGKAFETWDKTREALGKTDFTRIISNYEEYRNILYGNNKGLPNEFRKYALIESKQYQNIPRTIANVFLNAKLDAEFVKETIIKSLNEEEVKIDLTTYSQTHLKDFETNLNDIKKWTEGNIGNQAEKVTTTYSALRYLEQKKKDLAFQLGYSLNNVKEKHPKVQEQLNTEELKRERVSEKLKELDNVFDKKKGEIQRQIGVVSEKLKEISAKKKEYEALRIETILKRVANKPTLDLEKKNLSEEREILTSKFLEIQKRFEAQLNQLENQLKEFENNKQSEKNTVERNFTHFREDLNKQYELINDEIRKQHEEELKTANAKVKEKSNAITDNKIKLSEVKHKRFYETEIANCKTDISKMNSAITKAENEKEQADNKIKSIQKEWEFEEKSIKADINRKIERKTEEQVAFNKLIVAIDTKIENSKNSLYGWLNENIPNWDKTIGKIIDEENVLFQQGLNPKIVSDSNLNLYGISIDTSEINKSVKTVADLQNEQEDFKSKIEEIKQSIANLNAQSNDELEKLKRKFQPKIKEQKEIIQNCEYTKENCKTKLDELTIRQTEFEKKAKAEQKAEIDKIDAIISKLSEEKTKAEEEVQKIEFSITKTIEAKKKEKETKIKSEQEKVSIILNQLDEQTQVEKNNINKKVEAIKTNRKKELDTKGADTKRIDEIDLRLNAINSELSFIESNRDKVAEYNKDKRELFDKEDEFKNKETLLKKQLDTEADKHNQQKEKYIQELGKHKAEIEKLNQILSAYQNDLTTFENFTKTEIYQSVEQFVYSFNEVHSTEQNCNQLISEINTTDNTIIKRYVELQEAINKFTGNFQENNLFSFKVKFAERTEYFDFAEMLKEFVDEDKILEYKKRVEERFAHIIRQIGKETQSLIEKEGEISKIISEINKDFVARNFVGAIKSMELKTDKSANSIYQLLVEIKMFNDENTFDIGTPDLFSSNGQANKNERAISLLKQLIKEMNTSKEKEITLSDSFELLFKIVENNNDTGWVEKLTNVGSEGTDILVKAMINIMLLNVFKERASKKLKDDFRLHCMLDEIGKLHATNEKGILKFANDRNILLINASPNTYNATDYRHTYILRKDDKNVTMVNRLTSVKGNAKIETQANV from the coding sequence ATGAAATTCCTGAGTAAAATAATATTCATCAATAGTGCAGACAAATCACTGAAGTATGCCGAAGTAGATTTGGACGGAAACGTGCATTTTATAGGTACGCAAGGCGTTGGTAAAAGTACATTGTTAAGAGCAATTCTTTTCTTTTACAATGCCGACACTCAAAAATTAGGCATTCCCAGAGAAAAGAAAAACTACAATGAATATTACTTTCCATATCTAAATTCTTACATCATTTACGAAGTTCAAACTGAAACTGGAAAGTTTTGTGTTTTATCTTTTAAGTCGCAAGGAAGAGCAGCCTTTCGTTTTATAGATTCGGAATACGATAAAAGGTTTTTCATTGACAAAGATGGTAAAGCGTTTGAAACTTGGGATAAAACAAGAGAAGCACTAGGGAAAACCGATTTCACAAGAATTATTAGCAATTACGAAGAATACCGAAACATTTTGTACGGAAACAATAAGGGTTTACCAAACGAATTTAGAAAATACGCCCTAATTGAAAGCAAGCAATATCAAAATATTCCGAGAACAATTGCCAATGTGTTTTTAAATGCAAAGTTGGACGCAGAATTTGTAAAGGAAACAATTATAAAATCCTTAAATGAAGAAGAAGTTAAAATTGACTTAACTACGTATTCGCAGACACACCTCAAAGATTTTGAAACAAATCTGAACGACATTAAGAAATGGACAGAAGGAAATATAGGTAATCAAGCAGAAAAAGTAACAACAACTTATTCCGCTTTGCGATACTTAGAGCAAAAGAAAAAAGATTTGGCTTTTCAATTAGGCTATTCATTGAACAATGTTAAAGAGAAACATCCAAAGGTTCAAGAACAGCTAAACACAGAAGAGTTAAAGCGTGAAAGAGTATCAGAGAAACTCAAAGAACTTGACAACGTTTTTGACAAAAAGAAAGGCGAAATACAAAGACAGATTGGAGTTGTTTCAGAAAAATTAAAAGAAATTTCAGCTAAGAAAAAGGAATATGAAGCATTGAGAATTGAAACAATTCTTAAACGAGTTGCTAACAAACCGACATTGGATTTGGAAAAGAAAAACTTGTCGGAAGAAAGAGAAATTCTGACATCTAAATTTCTTGAAATACAAAAACGCTTCGAAGCACAATTAAATCAGTTGGAGAACCAACTTAAAGAATTTGAAAATAACAAGCAATCAGAAAAGAATACGGTAGAGCGAAATTTTACTCATTTCAGGGAAGATTTAAATAAACAATACGAATTGATAAATGATGAAATCCGAAAACAACACGAAGAAGAATTAAAAACAGCGAATGCTAAAGTAAAAGAAAAATCAAATGCAATTACTGATAACAAAATAAAATTATCTGAAGTAAAGCATAAACGTTTTTATGAAACTGAAATTGCAAATTGTAAAACAGATATATCCAAAATGAATTCTGCAATCACAAAAGCAGAAAACGAAAAAGAACAGGCAGACAACAAAATCAAGTCTATACAGAAAGAGTGGGAATTTGAAGAAAAGAGTATAAAGGCTGACATAAATAGAAAAATTGAACGCAAAACAGAAGAGCAAGTAGCATTCAATAAACTTATCGTTGCCATTGATACAAAAATTGAAAATAGCAAAAATTCACTTTATGGCTGGCTAAATGAAAACATTCCCAATTGGGATAAAACCATTGGAAAAATAATTGACGAAGAAAATGTATTGTTTCAACAAGGATTAAATCCTAAAATAGTTTCCGATTCAAATTTGAATTTGTACGGAATCAGTATCGACACAAGCGAAATCAATAAAAGTGTAAAAACGGTTGCAGACTTACAAAACGAGCAAGAAGACTTTAAATCCAAGATTGAAGAAATAAAACAATCTATTGCAAATCTTAACGCTCAATCTAATGACGAGTTAGAGAAATTGAAACGCAAATTTCAACCCAAAATTAAAGAGCAAAAGGAAATTATTCAGAATTGCGAGTACACTAAAGAAAACTGCAAAACTAAATTGGACGAACTTACAATTCGTCAAACTGAATTTGAAAAGAAGGCTAAAGCAGAACAAAAAGCAGAAATAGATAAAATTGACGCAATCATTTCTAAACTAAGTGAAGAAAAAACAAAGGCAGAAGAAGAAGTTCAGAAAATAGAATTCAGTATCACAAAAACTATTGAAGCAAAAAAGAAAGAAAAAGAAACCAAAATAAAATCAGAGCAAGAAAAAGTATCTATTATTCTTAACCAACTTGATGAACAAACTCAAGTAGAAAAGAATAATATAAACAAGAAAGTAGAAGCAATTAAGACGAATCGAAAGAAAGAACTTGATACAAAAGGTGCGGACACAAAGAGAATTGACGAAATTGATTTAAGACTTAATGCAATTAATTCTGAATTGTCCTTTATAGAATCTAACCGAGATAAAGTTGCTGAATACAATAAAGATAAAAGAGAATTGTTTGATAAAGAAGATGAATTTAAGAATAAAGAAACATTGCTTAAAAAGCAATTAGACACAGAAGCAGATAAGCACAACCAACAAAAGGAAAAATACATTCAAGAACTTGGTAAACATAAAGCTGAAATTGAAAAATTAAATCAGATTCTTTCAGCATATCAAAACGATTTGACCACTTTTGAAAACTTCACTAAAACTGAGATTTATCAATCTGTTGAACAGTTTGTTTATTCATTTAATGAAGTACACAGCACGGAACAAAATTGCAATCAGTTAATAAGCGAAATAAATACAACTGACAATACAATTATAAAACGCTATGTAGAATTGCAGGAAGCTATAAATAAGTTTACAGGCAATTTCCAAGAAAATAATTTATTCAGTTTTAAAGTGAAATTTGCTGAAAGAACAGAGTATTTTGATTTTGCCGAAATGCTGAAAGAATTTGTTGATGAAGACAAAATTTTAGAATACAAAAAACGAGTTGAAGAGCGTTTTGCTCATATCATTCGTCAAATCGGAAAAGAAACTCAATCTCTGATAGAGAAAGAGGGCGAAATAAGCAAAATAATAAGCGAAATAAATAAAGATTTTGTTGCCAGAAATTTTGTAGGTGCAATTAAAAGTATGGAATTGAAAACTGACAAAAGTGCAAATAGCATTTATCAGTTGTTAGTTGAAATTAAAATGTTTAATGACGAAAACACGTTTGACATAGGAACACCTGATTTATTTTCATCAAACGGACAAGCTAACAAAAATGAAAGAGCAATTTCATTATTGAAGCAACTGATTAAAGAAATGAACACTTCAAAGGAAAAAGAAATTACGCTTTCTGATTCATTTGAATTACTATTTAAAATTGTAGAAAATAACAATGACACAGGTTGGGTTGAAAAGCTTACCAATGTTGGTTCGGAGGGAACAGATATTTTGGTAAAAGCTATGATAAATATTATGCTTTTAAATGTGTTTAAAGAAAGGGCATCTAAAAAGCTAAAGGACGATTTCCGTTTACATTGTATGCTTGACGAAATTGGAAAACTTCACGCGACAAATGAAAAAGGAATTTTGAAGTTTGCAAATGATAGAAATATTCTACTTATCAATGCTTCACCGAATACATATAACGCAACAGATTATCGCCACACTTATATTTTAAGAAAAGATGATAAAAATGTTACAATGGTTAATCGACTCACATCGGTAAAGGGAAATGCAAAAATTGAAACTCAAGCGAACGTTTAA
- a CDS encoding DUF7281 domain-containing protein, with the protein MKIPVHIAEKLLQLTKGDKIPSSSAKHTLIDELVNEGIIERNGRIQKTIHITNINSLFQYLQNKHGINDLKKYIEVIHKENVQRSELVEVSSDSKMKKVRTFKGFLINSYIPIQSTFNTKPTTLNFTDGIFKFIYDFENFIPEQSITIVGIENPENFRFIDKQKHYFKDIKPLFVSRYPQNQSKDLIKWLQSIPNKYIHFGDFDFAGIGIYLNEYKKHLSDKATFFVPENIDFLISENGSKERYNKQKVNFDRKTIQEEKLIELINLIHKNKKGLDQERLINE; encoded by the coding sequence ATGAAGATTCCCGTCCACATAGCAGAAAAATTATTACAGCTTACAAAAGGCGATAAAATTCCATCAAGTAGTGCAAAACACACTTTGATTGACGAGTTAGTTAATGAAGGAATAATTGAAAGAAACGGAAGAATACAGAAGACGATACATATCACAAACATCAATTCACTATTTCAATACTTACAGAACAAACACGGAATTAACGACTTAAAAAAATACATTGAAGTAATTCATAAAGAAAATGTACAACGAAGTGAATTAGTAGAGGTTTCTTCTGATTCTAAAATGAAAAAAGTTAGAACGTTCAAAGGTTTTTTAATCAACAGTTACATTCCCATTCAATCAACTTTTAACACCAAACCGACAACGCTTAATTTTACGGACGGAATTTTTAAATTCATTTATGACTTTGAAAACTTCATTCCCGAACAAAGCATAACGATTGTTGGAATTGAAAACCCTGAAAACTTCCGTTTCATAGACAAACAAAAACACTATTTCAAAGACATTAAACCGCTTTTTGTAAGTCGTTATCCTCAGAATCAAAGCAAAGACTTAATAAAATGGCTTCAATCAATTCCCAATAAATACATTCACTTTGGCGACTTTGATTTTGCTGGAATTGGAATTTATTTAAACGAGTATAAAAAACATCTTTCCGACAAGGCGACATTCTTTGTTCCTGAAAACATCGACTTCTTAATTTCAGAAAACGGAAGTAAAGAACGATACAACAAACAGAAAGTAAACTTTGACAGAAAAACAATACAAGAAGAAAAATTAATTGAACTAATAAACTTAATCCATAAAAATAAAAAGGGCTTAGACCAAGAGAGATTAATAAATGAATGA
- a CDS encoding DUF2158 domain-containing protein: MTTFKIGDVVQLKSGGQKMTVKNCVFANVNVTYFDEISKEFKFQTFEDELLVKVEEG; encoded by the coding sequence ATGACTACCTTTAAAATAGGTGATGTCGTACAATTAAAATCGGGTGGTCAAAAAATGACCGTAAAGAACTGCGTATTCGCAAATGTTAACGTAACTTATTTTGACGAAATAAGTAAAGAATTTAAGTTTCAAACTTTTGAGGACGAACTACTCGTTAAGGTCGAGGAGGGCTAG
- a CDS encoding IS4 family transposase, which translates to MVNVTLFSQIISKLERSKFNKLVSTSQSDKHNKGYTSWTHLVSMLFCQFAKSQSVRDISNGLRSATGNLNHLGIQKAPSKSSVSYQNKHRDYNIFKSYYFILLESLGQQAGFKQIKFRIKSKIFLLDSTTISLCLSLFDWARYKTAKGAVKLHTLLDYDGNLPAYVNITNGKTADNKGAYDVPLHKGSVIVADRFYNDFALLNVWDSNGVFFVIRHKENLQYTTVKENILPENRHKNILIDEIIELKTAKSKDSYPKNLRRVAVWDDKNEQTIEIITNQMYWTANTISELYKSRWQIEIFFREIKQNLHIKSFIGTTENAVMIQIWTALITILILKALKAMAKYGWQLSNLIAFIRLNIFVKINLQNWLDRPFEEPDELKDKQVIQGVLF; encoded by the coding sequence ATGGTAAATGTAACACTATTCTCCCAAATCATATCAAAACTTGAGCGTTCAAAGTTCAACAAACTGGTATCTACATCTCAGAGCGACAAACATAATAAAGGTTATACAAGCTGGACACATCTAGTATCGATGTTGTTCTGCCAGTTTGCCAAAAGCCAATCGGTACGTGATATTAGTAACGGTCTTCGTTCAGCTACTGGCAACCTCAATCATTTAGGTATTCAAAAAGCTCCATCTAAATCTAGTGTAAGCTATCAGAACAAGCACAGGGACTATAACATCTTCAAGTCCTATTATTTCATACTGTTAGAAAGTTTGGGACAGCAGGCAGGCTTTAAACAAATAAAGTTCAGGATTAAGTCCAAAATCTTCCTGTTAGACTCCACTACTATCAGTCTGTGTCTTTCTCTATTTGATTGGGCCAGGTACAAAACAGCTAAAGGAGCGGTTAAACTGCATACTCTGCTTGATTATGATGGCAATCTACCAGCATATGTCAATATTACCAACGGCAAAACTGCGGATAACAAAGGAGCTTATGATGTGCCTTTACACAAAGGAAGTGTTATTGTTGCAGACCGATTCTATAATGACTTTGCCCTGCTGAATGTTTGGGACAGCAACGGCGTATTTTTTGTGATCAGACATAAAGAAAACCTCCAATATACTACAGTTAAGGAAAATATATTGCCGGAGAACAGGCATAAGAATATCCTGATTGACGAGATTATTGAGCTTAAAACCGCAAAATCAAAGGACAGCTATCCCAAAAACTTAAGAAGAGTGGCTGTTTGGGATGATAAAAATGAACAAACTATAGAAATTATTACCAATCAAATGTATTGGACAGCAAACACCATCAGTGAGCTTTATAAAAGCAGATGGCAGATTGAAATCTTTTTTAGAGAGATAAAACAGAACCTGCATATCAAATCATTTATCGGAACCACAGAAAATGCCGTGATGATACAGATATGGACAGCGCTAATTACCATCCTCATCCTTAAAGCACTTAAAGCAATGGCTAAATATGGATGGCAGCTCTCCAACCTTATCGCATTTATCAGACTTAACATATTTGTGAAAATAAATCTACAGAATTGGCTCGATAGGCCTTTTGAAGAACCCGATGAGCTAAAAGATAAACAAGTTATTCAAGGGGTTCTTTTCTGA
- a CDS encoding DUF6169 family protein, producing the protein MSLRYNITKNPDGSYNFITDGNIEYVAFFTLCQINDKEGNEHTVYSFGFEKAGSYKSDKFKTKYDLKVKETIIFIIKEFFKLNGDGTLIYFCFSDDEFARHRSITFSKWYRESLFETIEHHKKSVKQNDVVFYCGALIARENPLRELLIGAINSYFSDLASYKNDL; encoded by the coding sequence TTGTCTCTCCGATATAATATTACCAAAAATCCAGACGGTTCATATAATTTCATTACAGACGGTAATATAGAGTACGTTGCCTTTTTTACGTTATGTCAAATTAACGACAAAGAAGGGAACGAACATACTGTATACAGTTTTGGTTTTGAAAAAGCTGGTTCATATAAATCAGACAAATTCAAAACTAAATACGACTTAAAAGTAAAAGAAACTATCATCTTTATAATTAAAGAGTTTTTTAAACTAAATGGGGATGGCACTCTAATCTATTTTTGTTTTTCTGATGATGAATTTGCTAGGCACAGAAGTATTACTTTTAGTAAGTGGTATAGAGAATCGCTATTTGAAACTATTGAACATCATAAAAAGTCTGTTAAACAAAATGATGTTGTTTTTTATTGCGGTGCTTTAATAGCAAGGGAAAACCCACTTCGTGAGCTACTCATAGGTGCTATTAATTCTTATTTTAGTGATTTAGCTTCTTACAAGAACGACTTGTAA
- a CDS encoding transposase → MKCYNQERLHGSLNYKTPEKFIEEYYAKNFFKEGKDDNSIPCLEAPYFGGKTNLNNLNINSQLCQ, encoded by the coding sequence ATGAAATGCTATAATCAGGAAAGACTGCATGGCTCTCTAAACTATAAAACACCAGAAAAATTTATTGAGGAATATTATGCTAAAAATTTCTTCAAAGAAGGGAAAGATGATAATTCAATCCCTTGCTTAGAAGCGCCTTATTTTGGGGGTAAAACAAATTTAAATAACTTAAATATTAATTCGCAACTTTGTCAATAA
- a CDS encoding DDE-type integrase/transposase/recombinase, which produces MDLCQAVSMERSTYYYPTSRSKRGRRPSSSVLFDGNWVSNESMLPRIRELLAHEFLDYGYIKVTKQLNQEGYVVNKKKIYRLMKSHNLLKQQRIKSVGKRNFIKFRKPQANKPLNYFEMDIKYIYIHQEARNAYLLSVIDVYSRKIVAHLFSRSIRKKHVIDLWQKLKADLPDFKSITVRSDNGSQFIANDVRAFFYYHGVYQEFTQVATPEDDGHIEAFHSILQREFLSRNEYTTFNEMKDAIDI; this is translated from the coding sequence ATGGATTTATGTCAAGCTGTCTCTATGGAGCGGAGCACCTATTACTATCCGACTTCTAGATCAAAAAGAGGGCGAAGACCGTCTTCAAGCGTTTTGTTTGATGGTAATTGGGTAAGCAATGAATCCATGCTCCCCAGGATAAGGGAGCTTCTGGCCCATGAGTTCTTAGATTATGGCTATATCAAGGTTACCAAACAATTAAATCAGGAAGGCTATGTGGTCAATAAAAAGAAAATATACCGCTTGATGAAAAGTCACAATCTGTTGAAGCAACAAAGAATCAAAAGCGTGGGAAAACGTAATTTCATCAAGTTTAGAAAACCACAGGCAAACAAACCTTTAAACTATTTTGAAATGGACATTAAATATATCTATATCCATCAGGAGGCAAGAAATGCCTATCTCTTGAGTGTTATCGATGTTTATAGCAGAAAAATAGTAGCTCATTTGTTCAGTAGGAGCATCCGCAAGAAACATGTAATTGATTTATGGCAAAAGCTAAAAGCAGATTTACCTGACTTTAAATCTATTACCGTAAGAAGTGATAATGGGTCTCAATTTATAGCTAATGATGTAAGAGCTTTCTTCTACTACCATGGCGTTTATCAAGAGTTTACCCAGGTAGCTACTCCGGAAGATGATGGGCATATTGAAGCTTTTCATAGTATTCTGCAAAGAGAATTCCTCAGCAGAAATGAATATACCACCTTTAATGAAATGAAAGATGCAATAGATATATGA
- a CDS encoding transposase — translation MKKQFTVEQRVNIVKEAEQIGFNEAAHKHGISSRAIYRWKDKFISGGEKALKYGAKIDPEVRSLREENDRLKKLIVKQALIIEIKEELIKKTSLRISKESRS, via the coding sequence ATGAAAAAGCAATTTACGGTAGAACAACGCGTAAATATTGTAAAGGAAGCTGAGCAAATAGGCTTCAACGAAGCGGCTCATAAGCATGGCATATCCAGCAGGGCAATTTACCGATGGAAAGACAAGTTTATATCTGGAGGAGAAAAGGCTCTAAAATATGGAGCTAAGATAGACCCGGAAGTAAGATCGTTAAGGGAAGAGAATGATAGGCTGAAAAAGCTCATCGTTAAACAGGCTCTGATCATCGAGATCAAAGAAGAGCTTATAAAAAAAACATCTCTTCGAATCTCGAAAGAGAGCAGGTCATAA